The uncultured Dysgonomonas sp. genome contains the following window.
AAATGATAAAAACACCTTCTTTCAGTAGGGAGGAACATAATGTAGCTGAGGTTGTAGCAGCTTGTATGCGTAAAGCAGGTTATGAACCACAGCGAAAAGGGAATAATCTTTGGATACAGTCGAAAGACTTTGATGAGGCCAAGCCTACAATCCTTCTCAATTCGCATATAGATACCGTACGCCCTGTATCGGGATGGACTAAAGATCCTTTTACACCTGAGGTGGATGATGACACATTATTCGGGCTAGGGAGTAACGATGCCGGAGCTAGTTTGGTCTCTCTTCTTCATACATTCTTTATCCTGACTGCGAAGAAACAGGATTATAACCTTATATTCCTGGCCTCGTGTGAAGAAGAGGTTTCGGGAAAGGATGGAGCAGAAGCTATAGTATCCCTTCTACCCAAAATAGAATTCGGTATTGTGGGAGAGCCTACACAAATGAATCCGGCCATTGCAGAGAAAGGACTTCTGGTACTCGATTGCACTGCATACGGAAAAGCAGGTCATGCTGCCCGTAACGAAGGAGAAAATGCGATATACAAAGCGTTGAAAGATGTAGAGTGGTTCAGAACATATCAATTTCCCGAGGTCAGTGATCTGCTGGGTCCTGTAAAAATGACAGTATCGATGATCAATGCCGGAACACAACACAACGTAGTTCCCGACAAGTGTGATTTTGTAGTAGATGTCCGTAGCAATGAATTATATAGTAACGAAGAACTGTTCAACCTGATAGACCGGCAGACCGGATGCGAAGTGAAACCTCGTTCGTTCCGTCTCAATTCATCCCGTATCGCACTGGAAAATCCGTTTGTTCAACGTGCCATAATGATAGGGAAAGAACCGTATGGCTCACCTACCCTATCAGACCAGACATTTATGCCGTTCCCTACTCTGAAGATGGGACCTGGAGATTCGGCCCGTTCGCATACGGCAAACGAATATATCCTGCTCAGTGAGATACGGGAAGGGATAGAATTATACGTGAAACTACTCGACGGTTTACGACTCTGATTCTTCCGCCGATTGCTTCAGCAACTCTTTTAGCTGCTCCTCGGTATGATCGACCTGCCTTAACGGTACGGTTTCCACTACAGCCAGTGATGGGTCTATATCATACATCTGGGTGTCGGAAGTGGTGAGCTTCTTCACCAGATTATAGCAGGCGAGTACGATCTGACGCGACGGATTCATATGCACGTTGCGGAATATACGGTCCACTACCATATATTTGAAATCCCCTCTTTTATCATTTCCTTCCTGCATAGAAGGGTAACGTGTGGTAAGATCGACAAGTCCGTGGCGCTCCAGCTCATTTGCAATTAGTGTTACATACTTATCGGTATGAATACCCAGTTTAAATCCCGCTCTGATATTGATACGGAATACCTTTTTTGGCGCATACACTGTTGTTTCATAACTGAATTCGTATGGCTCATCGGTCCTCTTGATACGGACAAACCAATAAGTATCGGCGCGCTTAGGAGTTCCTTTAAATAAAGAGTACGCTATCTTACTTTCAAGGAAGTTCTTGTTGTTGGCTTTTACAATATATACCAAATGAGTTGCCGCTTTAGGTACGGTTTCATCCTTACTGATACGGATAATCTGATTGATATATTGTTCGTCTACCTGATCGTAAACTGTATAGTGGCGTTTAATCCTGCGTCCGTTATACCATGAGTACATAAACAGCAATAATATACCAGCTATAA
Protein-coding sequences here:
- a CDS encoding M20 family metallo-hydrolase — encoded protein: MEHDIDALYYNAVDLLKEMIKTPSFSREEHNVAEVVAACMRKAGYEPQRKGNNLWIQSKDFDEAKPTILLNSHIDTVRPVSGWTKDPFTPEVDDDTLFGLGSNDAGASLVSLLHTFFILTAKKQDYNLIFLASCEEEVSGKDGAEAIVSLLPKIEFGIVGEPTQMNPAIAEKGLLVLDCTAYGKAGHAARNEGENAIYKALKDVEWFRTYQFPEVSDLLGPVKMTVSMINAGTQHNVVPDKCDFVVDVRSNELYSNEELFNLIDRQTGCEVKPRSFRLNSSRIALENPFVQRAIMIGKEPYGSPTLSDQTFMPFPTLKMGPGDSARSHTANEYILLSEIREGIELYVKLLDGLRL